The sequence below is a genomic window from Pseudomonadota bacterium.
GCATATGATTGAAACCATTAATAAACTGATTCGTACTTCCCGCTACCTGTTGCAGGAGCTGGGGCGGGAACCGACTCCCGAGGAAATTTCCGCAAGGATGGATATCCCTCTGGATAAGGTCAAGAAAGTTTTAAAAATAGCCAAAGAACCCATTTCTCTGGAGACCCCCATTGGCGAGGAAGAAGACAGCCATCTTGGTGACTTCATTGAAGACAAAAAAGCAATCAATCCCCTTGACTCGGTGGTGAAGTCAGCTTTATCAGATCGGACAACCCAGGTACTTTCGAGCCTGACTCCCAGGGAAGAAAAGGTTCTACGACTGCGTTTCGGGATTGATGAACGCTGTGATCATACTCTGGAGGAAGTGGGACAGGATTTTGATGTGACCCGGGAGAGGATTCGTCAGATTGAGGCTAAAGCCTTGCGTAAACTGCGCCATCCAAGCCGGAGCCGTAAACTCAAAGGATTTCTTGAGTGGTAGGGATGGCGTTTATTTGTTTTTTAATCGGTTGATAATATCGGCGTAGTTGTCGGTGCTGAATACCGCTGATCCGGCAACAAAAATATTGGCTCCGGCTTTATCCGCCGCCTCTATGGTGTCAAGATTGACCCCGCCGTCCACTTCAAGCAGGACCGGCAACCGGCGGCGGTCGATCAGGTTTCGCAGGGCAGCTACCTTGTTTAATGCTCCCGGGATCAGTTGTTGGCCACCGAAACCGGGATTGACCGTCATCACCAGTACCAGGTCAATATCATCCAGAATATTTTCCAGGACCGAGACCGGGGTGGCCGGATTGATGGAAACGCCGGCTTTCAGTTCATGTTCTTTAATTTGTTGGATCAGCCGGTGCAGATGGACGCTGGCTTCCGCATGAACGGTGATGATATCGCTGCCGGCTTCGGCAAAGGCATCGATAAAACACTCAGGGTTGTCAATCATCAGGTGAACATCAAGCAGCAGTTTGGTGTGGGGGCGCAGAGCCTTCACTACCCCGGGGCCGATGGTCAGGTTGGGAACGAAATGCCCGTCCATGACGTCAACATGAATGAGATCAGCGCCGGCTTTATCCACCGCCCTTATTTCTTCCGCCAGCCGGCCGAAATCGGCGGACAAAATGGAAGGAGCAATCATCCGGACGCTGCCATCCACTTCTAGTTGTCTGTCGGTCATTTTTTTACCTCTATCCTGTTTGTTGTTTTCTACCGGCGCTGTAAAACGGCGGCAAAGAAACCGTCCAGTCCTCCCGGTTCAAAAAAGAAAGTCTGAAGATAACCTTCCTTGGAGAACCATGGCCTGATCCATGAAGGGGTCAGTTGCGCCGGTGAAAGCAGGGAAAAATCCGGTTGTTCCCCCAGAAATCGTTCTATAACCCCCTGGTTTTCCTTTTTGCTGGTGGTACAGGTGGCGTAGACCAGGCGGCCTCCCTTTTTCAGGTATGTAGAACAATTTTTCAGGATTTGCAATTGAATTGTGGCCAGTTGTTCCAGATCTTCCGGCTGTTTACGCCAGCGTAGATCCGCTCGCCGGCGCAGGACGCCAAGTCCGGAACAAGGTGCGTCCACCAGAATGCCGTCAAAGGACTGTGGCGTTTCCGGGGGGAGGGGACGGCGCAGATCGGCAACTAAGGGTTTTACTGAGTTAAGCTGCAGCCGTTTGCCGGCATCAGCCACCAGCCGGGTTCTTTTTTCGCTGATATCAGCGGCGATAATGGTGCCCTGGTCGCCGCTTATTTCCGCCAGATGCCAGGCTTTTCCGCCGGGTGCCGCACAGGCATCAAGGATAATTTGGCCGGCAGTGGGATGAAGCAGATAGCTGATAAGTTGGGCGCCTTCATCCTGAACCGTAATGGTTCCCTGCTGAAAATGACGGGAGGAAAGCAGCCCTCCTGCCTGCCTGGCGGTAAAGCCTTCCGGCGCGTACAATGTTCGGGTAATGTTTCCGCTGGTGGTTATGGCGTCCGCAGTATTTTCCTGACTGGCCAGCAGTTCGAGAAAATCATCGCGGTTGGTTTGCAGGCTGTTTATCCGGAAGGTGGTGCCGGAAAACTCATTAGCCTGCCGGCACAGCTTTTCGGTCAACAAGGGACCGTAATCAGTCAGCCAGCTGGAGATCAGCCATTCAGGCAGTGAATGGCGGACTCCCATAAATATAATCGGCTCTGTTTCGGGATTGGGGAACAGGGATGTTGGCTCTGTTCGCAGGTAGGTTCGCAGCATCCCATTGATGAATCCTTCACGTCCCGGGATTTCACGCTTGGCTAGTTTAACGGTTTCAGAAACCACGGCATAAGGGGGGGAGCCGCTGAGAAAAATCAGCTGGTAGAGGGCCAGCCGCAGAATATTTCTGGTTTTCGGGTCCGGCCCTTTTTTGCGCTTGGACAGCCGGTCAATGATCCAGTCCAAACGTCGCTGCCACTTGATGGTGCCGGAGACCAGGTTGGTAATCAGGGCCCGGCTGTGGTTGTCAAGATTCTTCCCATGGCGGTTAAAGCATTGTTCCAGACTGTGGTCAATTCCGGTTGACTGGTTGTCGATGGCCAGCAGAGCCTTCCAGGCATGCCGCCTGGGAGAAGTGCTGCCGGCGGTCCGGGGGGAATCTTTTCTGCCGGTCTGCCTGGTGATTTTCAGCCCCTTTTTTGTTGCCTGAGCTTTGGGAGAATATGGTTTTCAACTGGTTAAAATCATTAAATTATTTAAACCTAGTGGTGTCCGGTTAGGTCCTTGCATCCTGCTAGCATGTGCTGATTCAGACCATATTTTCCAGGCGCCTGATTCTGTCTTCGGTGGCCGGATGGGTGGAAAACAGCTTGCTCATTTTGCCACTGGTTAATGGGTTGACGATAAACATGTGTGCCGTAGCCGGCTTGGCCTTTTTCATCGGCAGGCGCTTACTATAGTCATCGAGTTTAGCCAGGGCTGAAGCCAGAAAATGGGGGTTGCCGCTGATCCGGGCACCGCCTTCATCGGCAAGATATTCCCGGGAGCGGGAAATGGCCATCTGGATTAACATGGCCGCCAACGAGGCAATCATGGTGAAAATCATGACAAAGATAAAATTGCCGCCATTGTCATCATCGCCGCCGAAGCCGCCGAAAATAGCGCCCCAGCGGGCCAGGCTGGCAATCATGGAGATGGCGCCGGCGATGGTCGCGGCGATACTGCCGATGAGAATATCCCGGTGTTTGACGTGGCTCAGTTCATGGCCCAGTACTCCCATCAGCTCATCATGAGTGAGCAGCTGAAGGATGCCACTGGTGACTGCGACCGCCGCATGCTCGGGGTTTCTGCCGGTGGCAAAAGCATTAGGGGTGTCTTGGGGAATGATATAGACTTTCGGCATTGGCAGCTCAGCTCGCTGGGCCAGGGTCCTGACTATGGAGAAAAGTTCCGGATGGCTGCCTTCCGATACTTCCTGAGCTTTATACATGCGTAAGACTATTTTGTCACTGAACCAGTAAGAGCCGAAATTCATTGCCGACACCAGGATAAAGGCGAAAACCATTCCCTGATTGCCGCCCAGCATCCTGCCGACCAGAACGAACAGTACGGTTAATCCCACCATTAGGGTGACGGTCTTGGCTTGATTCATCTTAATAACCTCCAGTAAAAACAGATTTCTTAGACTCATGAAAGGTAGGGATTATGATAGTAAATGTCAAGGTAATTTTATCTTTACAGGATGTTATTTCAGCTTAGCTGAAAGAGTTTTTTCTTGCTATTTAGTCTATACTTTCATACATTATACGTAATTAAAATTTTGTCTCGTATTAGGAGTATAGATAATGAAATATATGCGATCTTCTGGTAAAGTGGTTCGCGGATTTTTTATCCTCTTTTTCTTGATCGTTACTTTTTGCCTTCCTCAGCATTCATTTGCCGCCTCGGCCGAGGAAATTAATATTAATGTCGATGCAACCCTGAAGCGGTTCAAGTTGTTGGTTCCTGGAGGGGCTGAATTTCTGCAGAAAGCCAAAGGCGTTCTGGTATTCCCCAGTGTTGTTAAAGCCGGTTTTTTTATCGGTGGGGAATATGGCGAGGGGGCTTTGCGTGTTGGTGGTAAAACGGTTGGTTATTACAGTACCGCAGCCGGGTCCATTGGTTTGCAACTGGGTGCTCAGTCAAAATCAGTGGTGCTGGTTTTTCTCCAGAATAAGGCACTGGCTGATTTCCGCCAGACAAAAGGATGGAAAGTGGGATTGGATGGTTCCGTTGCTTTGGTGAAATGGGGAACCGGTGGTGATGTCAATACTATAGATATAAAGGACCCTATTGTCGGTTTCGTTT
It includes:
- the rpe gene encoding ribulose-phosphate 3-epimerase, coding for MTDRQLEVDGSVRMIAPSILSADFGRLAEEIRAVDKAGADLIHVDVMDGHFVPNLTIGPGVVKALRPHTKLLLDVHLMIDNPECFIDAFAEAGSDIITVHAEASVHLHRLIQQIKEHELKAGVSINPATPVSVLENILDDIDLVLVMTVNPGFGGQQLIPGALNKVAALRNLIDRRRLPVLLEVDGGVNLDTIEAADKAGANIFVAGSAVFSTDNYADIINRLKNK
- the rsmB gene encoding 16S rRNA (cytosine(967)-C(5))-methyltransferase RsmB — translated: MKITRQTGRKDSPRTAGSTSPRRHAWKALLAIDNQSTGIDHSLEQCFNRHGKNLDNHSRALITNLVSGTIKWQRRLDWIIDRLSKRKKGPDPKTRNILRLALYQLIFLSGSPPYAVVSETVKLAKREIPGREGFINGMLRTYLRTEPTSLFPNPETEPIIFMGVRHSLPEWLISSWLTDYGPLLTEKLCRQANEFSGTTFRINSLQTNRDDFLELLASQENTADAITTSGNITRTLYAPEGFTARQAGGLLSSRHFQQGTITVQDEGAQLISYLLHPTAGQIILDACAAPGGKAWHLAEISGDQGTIIAADISEKRTRLVADAGKRLQLNSVKPLVADLRRPLPPETPQSFDGILVDAPCSGLGVLRRRADLRWRKQPEDLEQLATIQLQILKNCSTYLKKGGRLVYATCTTSKKENQGVIERFLGEQPDFSLLSPAQLTPSWIRPWFSKEGYLQTFFFEPGGLDGFFAAVLQRR
- the htpX gene encoding zinc metalloprotease HtpX — translated: MNQAKTVTLMVGLTVLFVLVGRMLGGNQGMVFAFILVSAMNFGSYWFSDKIVLRMYKAQEVSEGSHPELFSIVRTLAQRAELPMPKVYIIPQDTPNAFATGRNPEHAAVAVTSGILQLLTHDELMGVLGHELSHVKHRDILIGSIAATIAGAISMIASLARWGAIFGGFGGDDDNGGNFIFVMIFTMIASLAAMLIQMAISRSREYLADEGGARISGNPHFLASALAKLDDYSKRLPMKKAKPATAHMFIVNPLTSGKMSKLFSTHPATEDRIRRLENMV
- a CDS encoding YSC84-related protein, with translation MKYMRSSGKVVRGFFILFFLIVTFCLPQHSFAASAEEININVDATLKRFKLLVPGGAEFLQKAKGVLVFPSVVKAGFFIGGEYGEGALRVGGKTVGYYSTAAGSIGLQLGAQSKSVVLVFLQNKALADFRQTKGWKVGLDGSVALVKWGTGGDVNTIDIKDPIVGFVFGNKGLMFNLTLEGSKFSPIVR